AAATCCACCCAAACCATTCTTCCTCACAGGAAAGGATTTTCGGCTGCCTTGGGGTGGAGAGGCGCGCGCCGCTCTGTTAGACCATAGGAAATGACAGCCATTTCACCTGCCGAACAAGCGGTTCTGGACCATGCCTCGGCCGCGCCGATGCTGGAGCAGGTGCAATCATGGTCCGCCGTCAACAGCGGATCGCGCAACCTGAACGGCCTCGCCGCCATGGCCGCGCTTCTCGCCGATGCTTTTTCAGCGCTCCCCGGAGACATCCGCCTCATCGATCCCGCCCCGGTCGACAGCATTTCCCCCGACGGCGCGCTGCTTCAGATCGACCATGGCCGCCACCTGCTCCTTTCCGTGCGCCCCGAAGCGCCGGTCCGCGTCCTGCTGACCGGCCATATGGACACGGTGTTCGCCGCCGATCATCCCTTCCAGACGCAGCGATGGCTGGACGATCATGTGCTGAACGGCCCCGGCGTCGCCGACATGAAGGGCGGCATCGCCGTCATGCTGGCCGCGCTTCGCGCCGTGGAGACATGGGAAGGCCGCGCCGCATTGGGCTATGATGTCGTCATCAACAGCGACGAGGAAACCGGCAGCGCCTCCTCGGCGCCCCTGCTGCGGGACATGGCGGCGGGCAAGATCGCGGCCCTCACCTATGAACCCGCCTTGCCCGACGGCACGCTGGCGGGGGCGCGGGCGGGCAGCGGCAATTTCTCGATCATCGTCACCGGCCGCAGCGCCCATGCGGGCCGCAATCCCGAAGAAGGCCGCAACGCCCTGCTCGCCGCCGCCGACCTGGCGCTCCGGCTCAAGGCGGCGAGCGGCACCGGCTTTTCCTGCAACCCGGCCCGGATCGACGGAGGCAGCCCCAACAATGTCGTGCCCGATCACGCCATCCTCCGCGTCAATTTCCGCCCTCGCACCCCCGCCGACGAAATCGCCGTCCGCCGCCTGATCGAAACCGGCATGGAGGCGGTCGCGCGCGATCATGAAGTCGCCATGCACCTCCACGGCGGCTTCGGGCGCCCGCCCAAGCCCATGGACGAAAAGGCACAGGCCCTCTTCGATCTCGTCCGCCGCTGCGGCGCGGATCTGGGCCTGCCGATCGGCTGGCGCGATACGGGCGGCGTGTGCGATGGCAACAATATCGCGGCCTGCGGCGTGCCGGTCGTCGACACCATGGGCGCGCGCGGCGGGGCGATCCACAGCCCGGACGAGTTTCTGATGACGGACAGCCTGCCCGAACGCGCCCGCCTGTCCGCGCTGGCGCTGATGCGGATCGCTCAGGGGCAATATCAGGGGAGGATGACGGCGTGACCTTCTTCATGCGGACCGCGCGGGCGGACGATCTCCAGACGCTCTATGAGATGGCGAAGCTGACGGGCGGCGGCTTCACCAATCTGCCCCCGGACCGCAAGGCGCTCGCCGCCAAGCTCGAACGCACCGGACAGGCGCTCTCCCGCGCGGAGGACGGCATCAGCGACGAACTCATCCTCATGGTGCTGGAAAACGCCCGGACGGGGCAGGTTCGCGGCACGTGCCAGATTTTCAGCACCGTGGGGCAAAGCTGGCCCTTCTATTCCTATCGCCTGGGCGTCCTCACCCAGCACAGCCGGGAACTGGGCCGCACCTTCCGTGCGCAGATGCTCTCGCTCACCACCGACCTGGAGGGTTCCACCGAAGTCGGCGGTCTCTTCCTCCACCCCCGCGAGCGGGCCGAAGGGCTGGGCCTGCTGCTTGCCCGCAGCCGCTATCTCTACATCCGCAACCACCGTCCCCGCTTCGGCGACCGGATCATCGCGGAATTGCGCGGCGTCATCGACGAAGCGGGCGGCTCCCCCTTCTGGGACGGGCTGGCGGGCCGCTTCTTCGGCATGAGCTTTCAGGAGGCGGACGAATTCAACGCCATCAACGGCAACCAGTTCATCGCCGACCTGATGCCCAAGACGCCGATCTACACCGCCATGCTGACCGACAGCGCCCGCGCCGTCATCGGCCTGCCCCATCCCAATGGCCGCGCCGCGATGCGGATGCTGGAGACGGAGGGTTTCACCAATCCGGGCTATGTCGACATTTTCGACGGGGGCCCGACCATGGTGGGCCAGATCGATTCGCTCCGCACCATCGCGCAGGCCCGCGACGTCGCCCTTTCAGCCCTGCACGACAAGGGTGGGGACAAGATGCTGATCGCCACAGGCCGCCTCGCCGACTACCGCTGCACCTGGGGCTTCGTGCGGGAAAGCGAGGACGGCGCGGTGTCGCTGGACGCGGACAGCGCGGCATTGCTCGGCATCGAGCCGGGCCAGCGCTTCACCATGGCGGGCCGGGCATGAGCGTCAGGGAAATCAACTTCGACGGGCTGATAGGCCCCAGCCACAATTATGCGGGCCTGAGCCTCGGCAACCTCGCCTCCGCCCGCAACGCAGGCGCCGTCTCCCGCCCCCGCGCGGCGGCGCTGCAAGGGCTGGAGAAGATGCGCGGCAACATCCGCCTCGGCCTGGCGCAGGGCATCTTCCTTCCCCAATGGCGGCCCGACAATGCGTGGCTCGCCGCGCTGGGCACCAGTGTCAGCCATGCCGAGCCGCCCATCCGCGCGGCGGCCATGTCGGCATCCTCCATGTGGGCCGCCAATGCCGCGACCGTCTCCCCCGCCAGCGACACGGCGGACGGGCGCACCCACCTCACCGTCGCCAATCTGGTGACGATGCCCCATCGCAGCCATGAATGGCCCCAGACGCTGAAACAACTTCAACTCGCCTTCGCCGCGAGCGACGCCTTCACCGTGCACGGCCCCGTCCCCCCACCCTTCGGCGACGAGGGCGCGGCCAACCATATGCGCCTTGCCGAAAGCCATGCCGCCCCGGGCGTCGAGGTGTTCGTCTACGGCGAGGCCGGCGGCCCCTTCCCCGCCCGCCAGCATATCGAGGCAAGCAAGGCCGTCGCTCGCCTCCACGCGCTCGACCCCGCCCGCACCCTCTTCGTCCAGCAGTCGGAAGAAGCCATCGCCGCTGGCGCCTTCCACAACGATGTGGTCGCCGTCGCCAATGAGCGCGTCCTCTTCACCCACGAACAGGCTTTCGCCGACAAGGGGGGCTTCTACGCCGATCTGCGCGCCGCGCTCCCCTGCGTCGAGATCGTCGAAGTCCCCGCCAGCGCCGTCAGCCTGGCCGACGCGATCCGCAGCTACCTTTTCAACGCGCAGCTCGTGACGCTATCCGATGGCGACGGCATGGCCCTCATCCTTCCCACCGAAGCGCGGGAAACGCCCGCCGTCTGGTCCTGGCTCGAACGGATGATCGCGGGCAACGGCCCGATCCGCCGCCTCATCCCCGTCGACGTGCGGCAATCCATGGCGAATGGCGGCGGCCCCGCCTGCCTGCGGCTGCGCGTCGTCGCCGATCCCGCCGACATCGACCCCCGCTTCCTGCTCGGCGAAGCGAAGCTCGACCGGATCGCCGCCATCGTCGCGGATTACTGGCCGGAGGAAATCGCACCGGACGACCTGAACGACACGCGCCTCATCGCCCGGATCGAACAATCGTGGTTAACGCTTGTTGACCATTTGCAGCTTTCGGGCGACTTAATCCCATAGCGGCGGGCGAGACATCGCCAGGTGGGATTGCAATGGAACGGATCAAGCGTCTTTTCACGATCAAGACCAAGTTCGAGGCGTTCCTGGTGATCTACGCCCTCGCTTTGGGCGCGACGGAGCGCGGCCTGGTCTACATGCACCAATATCCGGGTTTCGGCGGCCAGTTGCTCGCCCTCGCCTGCACCGGCGCGGTGTTCATGGCGGGCGGCAAGATCATCGACGCGGTGGAAATGCAGAAAGCCCTGTCCCGCTAGCGCTTGCCGAAAGGTGAAAGCCGCCTGCGCTCCTGTCCCGGACAGAAATCATGGGTGGATTTCAACCATGAGCGCACCCCTCGCGTCTCCTTCACAACAGGAGACACGAAAATCAAGCGTCCACGCTCAGTCAAAATCGAACATCGTCAAAGCAAAGGCAATAGAAAAGAGCTACCTTCTTCTTCCGAAATGGCGTGATTCCTCCACTTCCGATACGTCTGCATCTTCGCCTCTTCCTGCGTCGCTGTATCTTTTTTCTCATAACGATGAGGAAGGGGATCAACCATGCTGAACGATCGTTACGGCCGAAGCGTCCCGGCAGCCGAACTTGTCCGCAATTTCGCCCATTGGCGGGAAGTGGGGGTGCAGGAACCGCTCCTGGTCACCCACCATGGACGCGGAACGCATGTCTTCATGGGGCTTGACCGTTTCCGCACCATGACCGTGAGCGGCCCCGAAGCGTCGGCGGGCGCCGATCCGCTTTCGCACCTGCCCGAATGGATACATCAGGGCCTGATCCTTTGCCGCGCCGACTACACCATCGGCCATGTCAACCAGGCCGCGCTCGCCATGACGCGCCGCTGGGACCGGCAACTGGCGGGCCTGCCGCTCTGGGAAGCCCTGCCCGAACTGGCCGAAACCCTGACGCAGGCGCATATCCGGCACAGCATGGAATCGGGAGAAGGCAGCGCCGCCGACATTCCCTCCCCCTTCCGCGAAAATTGCTGGATACGGTTCGAAACCCATCCCTTCCCGGAAGGCGTCGCCCTGTTGCTGAGCGACATTACGGAGGATGTCCGGCGCAACCGCCTCGCCGATGTGAAGGCCAGCCTGAAGCAGGCCATGCAGGCCCATGGCGGCGTCGGCCATGTGCAGGTGTCCAGCCGGGGATTCATCGAGTTCGCCGACGACGTCTTCTGCACCTTGGTCGGATTGCCGCTGGACCGCTTGATCCACATCAGCCTCACCGACCTGGCCGACCTGCCGGCCCGGCCCCGCCTGCGCGAGGAACTGGAACATGTCCTGCGGGGCGAAGGCGACCGCAAGACCGACACCAGCCTGCTCGCCAATAGCGGCGCGGTGATCCCGGCGGACATCGGCATCGCCCGATTGCAGGGTCTTTACGGGTCCGAAGGCGCGGTGGTGGTCGTCACCCGCCGGAACGAACCCGCAAATTCCGCAAATTGAATCCGTTCCGGACGAAAATCGCAGGTCCGCGTTAAGGAAACCGCCTTTTTCGCCGCCCGCCGCGCTTCCCGGCCAAAGCCACTTACACAAATAGCGCACATCCACTCCATTTATCCAAAAACCGGGCATTGAACGGCGCGGGCTAGGCTGGGGGCATGGAAAAGCGCCTTCACCCAGCCCCGCCGCATCCGCTCCGCCGCGACATGCGCGGCAGTGTCCTCGTGGAAGCCGCCGTCGCGCTCCCGCTGCTCATCGCCCTGCTGATGGGCATATGGGTCTATGGGTCATGGTTCATGACGGCGCACAGCCTGCAACAGGCCGCCAATGACGCCGCGCGCGCCGCCGTCGCCGGGCTGAACGCGACCGAAAGGCAAGCCCTGTCGCGCCAAAGCGTCACCGCCAGCACCGCCGCCCTTCCCCTGCGCGGCAACCGGCCCGTTGGCGTCAACAGCAGGGAGAATGGCGGCTATTTCACCGTCACGCTCGATTACGACCTGTCCGGCGACCCGCTCTTCGCCACCACCTTCATTCCCGTCCCTTCGCGCACCCTGGAACGCAGCGCCGTCATAAGGATCGACGAACGATGAAGCCTCTGGCCCGCAGATTGGCGCCCCTTCGCCGCGACCGGAAAGGCGGGGTCACCATCCTGCTCGCGGGGTCTCTGCTGATGCTGGCCGGGTCGGCGACGATGGCGGTGGACCTGGGCTCCCTCTATCTCGCCAAGCGCCAGTTGCAGGGCATCGCCGACGCCGCCGCGCTGGCCGCCGTCAGCGGAGGCCGCCCTGCCGCCGAACAGCTCATCGCCCATAGCGGCGTCGGCGGCGTCGTCATCACCTCGGTCGAAAGCGGCCAGTATCGCGCCGATCCCGCCGTGCCCGTTCCCCAGCGCTTCGTGCCCAACGATCCGGCGGGCGGCGCGCTGCGCCTGGAGGTGCGGCGGCGCGCGCCCCTGTTCTTCGGCCGGATGCTGATCGGGTCGGACGGCGTGAACCTCAGCGCCCGCGCCACCGCCGCGCGCAAGGACGCCGCCGCCTTTTCCATCGGCACGGGGCTGGCTTCGGTCAGCGGCGGCCTGCCCAACATGCTGCTGTCCAACCTTGCCGGGACCAACCTCAACCTGTCGGTGATGGACACGCAGGGGCTGCTCCATGCGAATGTCGACCTGCTGGGCATGGCGGATGCCTTGCAGGCGCGCCTGGGCCGTCAGGACGAAGCCTTCGCCCAATTGTTCGACCGGCATATTCCGATCGCCGACATCGTGAACGCCATCGGCGACGGCGTGACCGACAGCCAGGTGGTCGGCACGCTCCGCCGCATCGGCAACTCCGTTCCGGGCCGCACCGTCCGTCTGAAGGACATCATCGACCTTGGTCCCTCCGGCGGGGCCACCGATGCCACCGGGCAGCCGACGATCCTGATGGACGCCTTTTCGATGCTGCGGATGGTGCTGAACCCGGGTCCCGGCGTCTCGGTGCCCATCGACCTGCAACTGGGCGTGCCGGGGCTCAGCAGCACGCGGCTCAAGCTGATCGTAGGAGGCGGCAGCGCCATGTCCCCGCTGCTCACCATCACGTCGAGCCGCGATGTCGTCCTGCGCACGGCCCAGACGCGCATCTATCTGGAAAGCGCGGTGGCCGCCGCCCTCGCACCGATCGCATCGATCCGCGTCCCCCTCTATGTCGAACTGGCCGAGGCGGAAGCGCGCCTGTCGGACATCAACTGCACGCGCGGTACGCCCGGCCATGGCGTCACGCTGGCGGTCAAGCCGTCCATCGGATCGGTGGCACTGGCCGACGTGGACCAGAGCGCGCTCACCGATTTCGCCCGCCCCGCCAATCCCCGTCCCGCCGTGCTGGCCGATGTCCTGACCACCAGGATCACCGCCCATGCCAATATCGCATTGGGCGGGGTGGAGCCGCAAAGCGTTCATTTTTCCCCCGCCGAAATCAGCGCGCAGCAGACCAAGACCGTCAGCACGCAGGACCTGACGCAGGGCCTGGCCGCCAGCCTCGTCCGGCAAGTGAAGATCGACGTCTATCTCCTCGGCCTCAAAATCCCCCTCAGTCCGCTCACCGCGCCCATCGGCGCGCTGCTGGGCACCACCGCGCCCCTGCTCGACGGCGTTCTGAACAGCGTCACCGCGCTGCTCGGCGTCCGGCTGGGCACGGCGGACGTGCGGGTGCATGAAATGCGCTGCGGCCTCGCCACCATCGTCGCCTGATCTCTCCCCTTGCCTTGGGCGGCCCGAACCTTCAGGGAACGGGATCATGGGCGCGATCATGCTACAGGGAACCGGATCGGACGTGGGCAAGTCCGTCCTTGTCGCCGGCCTCTGCCGGGCGCTGGTGCGGCGCGGCTATCGCGTGCGCCCCTTCAAGCCGCAGAACATGTCCAACAACGCCGCCGTGACCGTCGACGGCGGAGAGATCGGCCGCGCCCAGGCCTTGCAGGCGATGGCGGCGGGGGTCGAACCGCATAGCGACATGAACCCGGTCCTCCTGAAACCGCAGGCCGATCACACGTCGCAGCTCATCGTCCACGGGCGCGTGCGCGGCACGCTGGGCGGCGGCAATTTCCGGCAGGCGCGCGGGCAGCTTCTCTCCGATGTCATGACCAGCTTCCACCGGCTTCGGGCGCAATGCGACATCGTCGTCGTGGAAGGCGCGGGATCGCCCGCCGAAATCAACCTGCGCGCGGGCGACATCGCGAATATGGGCTTCGCCCGCGCCGCCGACGTGCCCGTGATCCTGGTCGGCGACATCAACCGGGGCGGCGTCATCGCCTCCATCGTCGGCACGCGGACAGTGATCGATCCGGGGGACGCCGCCATGATCCGCGGCTTCCTCATCAACAAGTTCCGTGGCGATCCCGCCCTTTTCGAGGACGGCTATCGCCAGATCGAATCCCTGTCCGGCTGGCGCGGCTTCGGCGTCATCCCCTGGCTCCCCGCCGCCGCCCGCCTCCCCAGCGAGGATGCGGTCGTCCTCGAAAAAAGGGAGCGGCCGGACGGCGCGCGCTTCGTCATCGCCTGCCCGATACTACCCCGCATCTCCAATTTCGACGATCTCGACCCCTTCAGGACCGAGCCGGAGGTGGAGTTGGTCATGGTCCCGCCCGGCAGCCCCATCCCGGCGGAAGCCTCGCTCATCGTGCTGCCCGGATCGAAGACGACCATCGCCGACATGCAGGCCCTGCGCGCGCAGGGGTGGGACATCGACATCCTCGCCCACCACCGGCATGGCGGCGCGGTTCTGGGGATATGCGGCGGCTATCAGATGCTGGGCCGCCGCATCGCCGATCCCCACGGCATCGAAGGCCCGCCCGCCGCCATCGACGGGCTCGGCCTGCTCGACATCGAAACCGCGCTGTCGGGCGGCAAGACGCTGCAACAGGTGTCGGGCCGCGCGCTGGACGCGGCCTTCACCGGCTATGAAATGCATATGGGCCGGACTTCCGGCCCCGATGGCGCCCGCCCCTTCGCCCATCTGGACCGCGGCCGCCCCGACGGAGCGACCAGCCCGGACGGCCGGGTCATGGGCACCTATGTCCACGGCCTCTTCGCCAGCACGCCGCTGCGCAAGGCGTTCCTGGCGCGCTGGAACCTCTCTTCCTCCGAACAGGACCATAACGCCGCCGTCCACGCGGCCCTCGACGACATCGCCGCGCAGATGGAGGCGCATGTCGACATGCCGGCCCTCATCGCGCTGGCGCAAAAGGGCGCATAGAGTCCCGGCCGTCCCACGACCCTATGATGACAATATAGCGCAGGAACAGCGCGATTCATCGCCTCCGTCGAACGACCGGGCGACAAATCGTTTCGATACCGAACCGTCGATCATACCATTTCCGTTCTAAAAGACTCCAGTCACGACCGATCTCATCATGATGAACGCGGTCTATACTATAGTATATTTGCGACGGACCGTGTCCATCGCAAGGATTTTCTCAACCATTCGACCATAGAAAAGGAGACAAGTCCGGGGCTTTTCCAACCAATAATGCACCATCCATAAAAAGAACGGGGGTCGTTCATGATGAAGAAACTAAAAGGCGTCGGTCCGATAGGGGCCGGCGCGATGATCCTGCTTGCCCTCAGCGCGGCGGCGGCCGTTACCCGGATGGGGACATCCCTCCCCACCACCAGGAACAGTATCACCATCGCCAGCGGCAGTAACAGGGCCGCGTCACAAGCCACCTATACTGCAAAGGCATCCATCAATAGCAGCGGCATCGGCGATGACAGCCGAACCGAAGGCAGCTTCGCCGCCTTCGATTTCGCCAGCGGAACGCGATTGCCGGAAAAGGCGACCGTCTCGCTCGGCAACGCCACCTTCAAACCCGGCGTGAATGTCGCCTATGTCCCGCTCACGCTGGATCGGCCGACGCCCAACACCATCATCATCCGTCTCGTCACGGTGAACGGCTCGGGCGCCGGCGCGGCGAAATCCGGCACCCATTACCGCACGGTCGACACGGTGGCCATCTTCCGCCCCGGCGATCCACTGCGCCAGACCATCGCCGTCCCCATCGTCGCCGCGCAGGAAGGGCAACAATTCCTGCTCAAGATGCGCGAAACGCCCTGGGGCGGCCTGCAAGGCCAGTCGGCCGCCATCATCACCGCCGACGGCAACGCGGCGGCCACGGCGATGGCCACCGGCATCTTCCGCGCCCCGCGCACCTTCGCCGCGACCGGCACGCTCCAGTTCACGCTGGAGAAGGAAACGCACAAACGGTCGGCCGAAGGCGGCTGGAACCGCTGGGCCACGTCGCTTTCCCATGGGCGCACCCAGATCGCGAACGAGGAAACCGGCCTCTATCTCGACTCGTCGGTGTTCCCCGGCGTGGAAGGCCCGGTCTACTGGAGCAACAAGGGCCTTGTCCTGCACAGCCAGAAACTGAAAACACCCATCTATCACGAAGGGCGCAGCTGGCATTATGGCGCGTCGGTCCTGGACGGCCGCCACTATCTGGCGACCCAGATCGGCTATGGCCAATATGAATGGGAAGCGAAGATGCCCGACCGGCGCGGCGCATGGCCCGCTTTCTGGCTGATCTCTACCAGCGGCTGGCCGCCGGAAATCGATGTCTACGAAGGCTTCGGCCAGCAAAGCTACTGGGATTTCGACCGCCATGTCGCCCACACCATCCACGGCGGGGCGAACGTCGCCCGCACATTCCAGCGCGGCATGGTCATCCAGACCGACCAGGCCTATGGCTGGAGCGGATACAGCCAGGACTTCCACCGCTTCGCCATCGACATCCAGCGCGACTATATCACCTGGTTCATCGACGGGAAGGAAAGCTATCAGTCGGTCAATCCCTTCCGGGGTTTCCGCTGGTATCCGATCATGGACGTGGCCGTGAAAACCGGCGGAGCCTATGACGACGGCAGCGGCGACATGATCATCCGCAGCCTGAATATCCACTCGGCCCCTTAATGGGGAAGGCCTGCTCCTTCCCCGCATGACGTGGGGGAGGAGCGCCCCTTGCATCCTCGCCGTTCAGCAGCACAACCTACCCCGACAACAAAGCCGACAACCACCATCCCGGCACCGCCGCAACGGCCAGGGCCGTCCCCAACGGCACCCGCGTCGCGCGCTCCACCCGCTTCCCAAGCGCCGCCGCCACGCCCACCGCGAGCAACCCGGTCCCGGCCGCCAGCAACAGCACAAAGGGCAAGGCCTGCCACCCGAACCACGCGCCCAGCGCGCCCAGCAGCTTGGCGTCGCCCAGCCCCAGCCCCTCGCGTCCCCGCGCCCACCGATAGGTCCACGCCACCGCCAGCAGCCCCGCATAGCCCGCCGCCGCGCCGATCGCCCGATCCGCCAGAACGGCGTCCGTCACCCACGAGCCGACGGTGAGCCCCAAAAAGGTCAGCGGCAAGGTCAGCGCATCGGGCAACCAGAAATGCCGCCAGTCCAGCACCGCCAGCGTCAACAGCCACCACCCCAGCAGCGCCCAGCCCAGCCCGGCGACATCCGGCGCGAGCCCGACCGCCAATGCCCCGATGACGGCGCAGGCGGCCTCCACCCGGCCATGCAGCGGATCGATCCGCGCGCCGCACGTCCGGCACCGTCCCCGCTGCGCCATGGCGCTCAGCAACGGCACCAGATCGCCCGCGCCCAGCGTCCGCCCGCATCCGTCGCAGGCCGACCGCCCCCGCATGACGCCCCGTCCCTGCGGCCATCGCAGGATCAGCGTCGCAAGGAAACTCCCCGCAATCGCCCCGGCCACGCCGCCGAGCATCGCGCCAAGCGGTTCGATCACAACGTTCCTTCAACCTTCAGCACCCGGGCGCCGCCCGCCTCGGCAAAACCGGCCCCGGCCAGGGTCGCCGCCAGCGTGGGATCGGCCGTCTCCACCCGCATCTCCGCGACATAGCGGCCCGACCGCCATATCCTGAGGTCGATCTTCTCCATGCCCGACTGGCTCACCAGCGGCAGCAGCAGCGCCTCGCCGTCGCAGCGCGCTTCGCCCGACAGGCCCTGCGCCAGATTGAGTCCCGGCATCTGCGCCGCCATATGCGCGCGCACCCGTCCCTCGGCATGGCCGCAAAGCGTGCCGGCAAAGGTGGCGCTCACATCCTCCAGCACGAAATTGCCCACCGGCAGCGGGGCAAAGGCGCGGCCCAGCGGAACCGAACCGCTCAGGTCGTCCACGCCGATCCTCCCGAACCCCGCCGTCACCGCGCCCTCGATGTCGTCGGGCCCGCCGGCTTTCCGCCACAGGTCGAAACGCGCCCGCCCCACCAGCAGCGGCACCGGCGAAAGCGCCGCATGAACCGATCCCAGCGACACGTCGCCCAGCATCAATCTGTCGATCCGACCGCTCCACACCGTGCCGCGCACGTCGCGCGCGGCCATTCCGAACCGCTCCAGCCCCGCCATGCCCAGCGCCATGCGCAACGGCAGGAACAGCAGCAGGCCCACCGCGAAGGTCAGGATCAGCGCGATGCGCGTTCGGCGTGACAGGGACAGCCCCTTCATTGCGCCGCTCCCCGCACCAGCACAGCCTGCACCGACACGCTGCCCGCCGTCGGCGAAGGCCGCGCGCTCATCGTCTCCACCCGGACGCCCTGCGCCTCCAGCCCCGCAAGCCATGTCATCAGCGCGATGGGCCGAACGGCGGCGATGGCGATGTCCATCCGGTCCGCG
This genomic window from Sphingobium cloacae contains:
- a CDS encoding TadE family protein, coding for MRGSVLVEAAVALPLLIALLMGIWVYGSWFMTAHSLQQAANDAARAAVAGLNATERQALSRQSVTASTAALPLRGNRPVGVNSRENGGYFTVTLDYDLSGDPLFATTFIPVPSRTLERSAVIRIDER
- a CDS encoding arginine N-succinyltransferase, with translation MTFFMRTARADDLQTLYEMAKLTGGGFTNLPPDRKALAAKLERTGQALSRAEDGISDELILMVLENARTGQVRGTCQIFSTVGQSWPFYSYRLGVLTQHSRELGRTFRAQMLSLTTDLEGSTEVGGLFLHPRERAEGLGLLLARSRYLYIRNHRPRFGDRIIAELRGVIDEAGGSPFWDGLAGRFFGMSFQEADEFNAINGNQFIADLMPKTPIYTAMLTDSARAVIGLPHPNGRAAMRMLETEGFTNPGYVDIFDGGPTMVGQIDSLRTIAQARDVALSALHDKGGDKMLIATGRLADYRCTWGFVRESEDGAVSLDADSAALLGIEPGQRFTMAGRA
- a CDS encoding cobyric acid synthase; this translates as MGAIMLQGTGSDVGKSVLVAGLCRALVRRGYRVRPFKPQNMSNNAAVTVDGGEIGRAQALQAMAAGVEPHSDMNPVLLKPQADHTSQLIVHGRVRGTLGGGNFRQARGQLLSDVMTSFHRLRAQCDIVVVEGAGSPAEINLRAGDIANMGFARAADVPVILVGDINRGGVIASIVGTRTVIDPGDAAMIRGFLINKFRGDPALFEDGYRQIESLSGWRGFGVIPWLPAAARLPSEDAVVLEKRERPDGARFVIACPILPRISNFDDLDPFRTEPEVELVMVPPGSPIPAEASLIVLPGSKTTIADMQALRAQGWDIDILAHHRHGGAVLGICGGYQMLGRRIADPHGIEGPPAAIDGLGLLDIETALSGGKTLQQVSGRALDAAFTGYEMHMGRTSGPDGARPFAHLDRGRPDGATSPDGRVMGTYVHGLFASTPLRKAFLARWNLSSSEQDHNAAVHAALDDIAAQMEAHVDMPALIALAQKGA
- a CDS encoding pilus assembly protein TadG-related protein, encoding MKPLARRLAPLRRDRKGGVTILLAGSLLMLAGSATMAVDLGSLYLAKRQLQGIADAAALAAVSGGRPAAEQLIAHSGVGGVVITSVESGQYRADPAVPVPQRFVPNDPAGGALRLEVRRRAPLFFGRMLIGSDGVNLSARATAARKDAAAFSIGTGLASVSGGLPNMLLSNLAGTNLNLSVMDTQGLLHANVDLLGMADALQARLGRQDEAFAQLFDRHIPIADIVNAIGDGVTDSQVVGTLRRIGNSVPGRTVRLKDIIDLGPSGGATDATGQPTILMDAFSMLRMVLNPGPGVSVPIDLQLGVPGLSSTRLKLIVGGGSAMSPLLTITSSRDVVLRTAQTRIYLESAVAAALAPIASIRVPLYVELAEAEARLSDINCTRGTPGHGVTLAVKPSIGSVALADVDQSALTDFARPANPRPAVLADVLTTRITAHANIALGGVEPQSVHFSPAEISAQQTKTVSTQDLTQGLAASLVRQVKIDVYLLGLKIPLSPLTAPIGALLGTTAPLLDGVLNSVTALLGVRLGTADVRVHEMRCGLATIVA
- a CDS encoding hydrolase, which gives rise to MTAISPAEQAVLDHASAAPMLEQVQSWSAVNSGSRNLNGLAAMAALLADAFSALPGDIRLIDPAPVDSISPDGALLQIDHGRHLLLSVRPEAPVRVLLTGHMDTVFAADHPFQTQRWLDDHVLNGPGVADMKGGIAVMLAALRAVETWEGRAALGYDVVINSDEETGSASSAPLLRDMAAGKIAALTYEPALPDGTLAGARAGSGNFSIIVTGRSAHAGRNPEEGRNALLAAADLALRLKAASGTGFSCNPARIDGGSPNNVVPDHAILRVNFRPRTPADEIAVRRLIETGMEAVARDHEVAMHLHGGFGRPPKPMDEKAQALFDLVRRCGADLGLPIGWRDTGGVCDGNNIAACGVPVVDTMGARGGAIHSPDEFLMTDSLPERARLSALALMRIAQGQYQGRMTA
- a CDS encoding glycoside hydrolase family 16 protein; the protein is MMKKLKGVGPIGAGAMILLALSAAAAVTRMGTSLPTTRNSITIASGSNRAASQATYTAKASINSSGIGDDSRTEGSFAAFDFASGTRLPEKATVSLGNATFKPGVNVAYVPLTLDRPTPNTIIIRLVTVNGSGAGAAKSGTHYRTVDTVAIFRPGDPLRQTIAVPIVAAQEGQQFLLKMRETPWGGLQGQSAAIITADGNAAATAMATGIFRAPRTFAATGTLQFTLEKETHKRSAEGGWNRWATSLSHGRTQIANEETGLYLDSSVFPGVEGPVYWSNKGLVLHSQKLKTPIYHEGRSWHYGASVLDGRHYLATQIGYGQYEWEAKMPDRRGAWPAFWLISTSGWPPEIDVYEGFGQQSYWDFDRHVAHTIHGGANVARTFQRGMVIQTDQAYGWSGYSQDFHRFAIDIQRDYITWFIDGKESYQSVNPFRGFRWYPIMDVAVKTGGAYDDGSGDMIIRSLNIHSAP
- a CDS encoding prepilin peptidase: MIEPLGAMLGGVAGAIAGSFLATLILRWPQGRGVMRGRSACDGCGRTLGAGDLVPLLSAMAQRGRCRTCGARIDPLHGRVEAACAVIGALAVGLAPDVAGLGWALLGWWLLTLAVLDWRHFWLPDALTLPLTFLGLTVGSWVTDAVLADRAIGAAAGYAGLLAVAWTYRWARGREGLGLGDAKLLGALGAWFGWQALPFVLLLAAGTGLLAVGVAAALGKRVERATRVPLGTALAVAAVPGWWLSALLSG
- a CDS encoding PAS domain-containing protein, which gives rise to MLNDRYGRSVPAAELVRNFAHWREVGVQEPLLVTHHGRGTHVFMGLDRFRTMTVSGPEASAGADPLSHLPEWIHQGLILCRADYTIGHVNQAALAMTRRWDRQLAGLPLWEALPELAETLTQAHIRHSMESGEGSAADIPSPFRENCWIRFETHPFPEGVALLLSDITEDVRRNRLADVKASLKQAMQAHGGVGHVQVSSRGFIEFADDVFCTLVGLPLDRLIHISLTDLADLPARPRLREELEHVLRGEGDRKTDTSLLANSGAVIPADIGIARLQGLYGSEGAVVVVTRRNEPANSAN
- a CDS encoding N-succinylarginine dihydrolase; the encoded protein is MSVREINFDGLIGPSHNYAGLSLGNLASARNAGAVSRPRAAALQGLEKMRGNIRLGLAQGIFLPQWRPDNAWLAALGTSVSHAEPPIRAAAMSASSMWAANAATVSPASDTADGRTHLTVANLVTMPHRSHEWPQTLKQLQLAFAASDAFTVHGPVPPPFGDEGAANHMRLAESHAAPGVEVFVYGEAGGPFPARQHIEASKAVARLHALDPARTLFVQQSEEAIAAGAFHNDVVAVANERVLFTHEQAFADKGGFYADLRAALPCVEIVEVPASAVSLADAIRSYLFNAQLVTLSDGDGMALILPTEARETPAVWSWLERMIAGNGPIRRLIPVDVRQSMANGGGPACLRLRVVADPADIDPRFLLGEAKLDRIAAIVADYWPEEIAPDDLNDTRLIARIEQSWLTLVDHLQLSGDLIP